TCGGACCGACGCCCTCCTGCACGTTCTCGAGCACGGTCTTCGTCTCGTCGAGCACGGGCTCCTGCATGAGGATGCCGACGGAGTAGCCGGGGGTGAGCTTCGCCTCGCCGTTGGATGGCTGGTCGAGCCCCGCCATGATCTTCAGGATCGTGGACTTACCGGCCCCGTTCGGGCCGAGGACGCCGATCTTCGCTCCGGGCAGGAACGCCATCGTCACGTCGTCGAGAATGACCTTGTCGCCGACCGCTTTGCGGGCGCGCACCATCGAGTAAATGTAATCAGCCATATCGCCTTCCAGTCTATGGGGATCACGCGAGCGACCCGTCCAGACGCGAGGTGGACGATCTGCCTACCAATCGATGGGGCGCGTCTCGCCGACGAGACAGGTGCCGGTGCCGAGCACCGGGCGAACCACTCCGTGGTAACCGCCCGATTTCGGCCCGTACTGGCCCACGAGGCATTCGCCTTTGAAGAGCACCGAGAATTGCACCGAGTCGGCTTGGAGGTCGACGGTGGTGCGATCGGCCGTCACCTGCATCTGCGACTTGTCGAACCCGGCGGCGACCAGCGCGTCGATGAAATCACGACCGCCGGCCCCAGGGTTCGCCGCGACGACGGCGAGGCCCACCGAATCGAAGAAGGCGAGGTTCTCGGATGCCGACAGTTCGGGCCGCAGCGCCGGTGGTGCACTCGGCTCGGGGCTGGGCGACGCAGACGGCGCCGTCGTCGTCGTCGGCGCGGGCGTCGGGTCGGGTGCCTGCGTCGTGCACCCGGCAACCCCGATGATGATCGCGACTCCGGCCATCGCCAGAGTCGCGGTTATGCCGATTCGCCGAGCCATTGTTCCCCTTGTCCGGCGGTGGCGACCGCCCGAGCCGAGTCTATGCAATGTACTCGACCTGCGCCCGGGCGGTCGCGCCGAGCGCGATCAGGAGGCGACTCCTGCGGATTCGAGCTCCCCGGCGGCCTCGAACGGCTCGAGCGCCGCAGCTGCATCGGTCGCTGCCACCTCGGCGGCCACGTCGGCATCCGGCTCCGCAGCGGTTCCCGCCACGCCGGGCCATGCACTTCCGTCGCCCGCGGCTGCGCCGGCGCGCTCGTCGTCGCCCCCTTCGGAGGCACGCGCGAGCCGCACCTTGGTGAACTTCGAGACACCCCACGTCAGGTCGTGACCGATCGCGTCGGCTTCGATCTCGACGGCGGTGCCCGACTTCTCGCCGGTCTCCCAGGCACGCAGCCGCAAGCGCCCGTGCACGACCACGCGCTCGCCCCGAACGATCGAGGTGCTCGCGTTGAAGGCGAGCTGGCGGAACGCCGAGACCGTGTACCAATTGGTCTCGCCGTCTTCCCACGTGCCCTTGCTGCGGTCGAAGTAGCGCCGGGTCGATGCCAGGCGGAAGGACGTGATCGCGAGCCCCTGGCTCGTGACGTGGTGCTTCGGGTCGCTTCCCACGACTCCGGTGACGGTGATGTTGTCGGTCATGTGCACTCCTCGGTTCGACACCGCCGGAATCGACGGCTCGCGGCATCCGGGGCGCCCTCGTGCCGGACGACGCCCCGGACCCGCGTCGCACCAGCATCACGCGCAGGCCGCAGCGCCGGCCGCGATCGGGGGCTCTCGTGCACGCGAGGTCGCTCGGCGGCGCTGTGGAGGAGAAGTGCGGCTAGGCGAGCACGTACTCGGAGTACGAGCGACGGATCTTGTTGACCTTCGGCAACGCGACGGCGAGGCAGTAGCCCTGACCGGGATTCTTGGCGAAGAAGTCCTGGTGGTACTCCTCGGCATCGTGGAAGGCGCCGAGCGGCTCGATCGTCGTGACGATCTCGCCGGGCCACCACTCGGCGGCCCGTGTGCGAGCCTGCTCGAAGCGCTCTCGCTGCTCGTCGTTCGCCGGGAACATCGCCGAACGATACTGGGTGCCCACGTCGGCCCCCTGGCGGTTCAGCTGCGTCGGGTCGTGCAGCGAGAAGAACACGTCGAGGATCACGTCGCGCGGGATGACCTCGGGGTCGAACTCGACCCTCACGGCCTCGGCATGACCGGTGGTGCCGGTGCAGACGGCCTCGTAGTCGGGATGCAGCGTCTGGCCGCCCGTGTAGCCCGACACCACACCGTGGACGCCGCGAAGCGTGCGGTACACGGCGTCGAGACACCAGAAGCAACCGCCGGCGAGAACGTAGCTTTCCATCGCTCTAGAGTATCTGGATGACCTATGTCGCCTCCCCCGAACGGTACGAACAGATGCGGTACAACCGCGTCGGACGAAGCGGCCTGAAGCTGCCGGCGCTCTCGCTCGGCCTGTGGCACAACTTCGGCCACGACCGACCGCTCGACACGCAGCGCGCGATCGTGCAGCGCGCCTTCGACCTCGGCATCACGCACTTCGACCTCGCGAACAACTACGGGCCGCCCGCCGGAAGCGCCGAGGAGAACTTCGGGCGCATCCTCGCGAGCGACCTCGCGCCCTATCGCGACGAGCTCATCATCTCGTCGAAGGCCGGGTACGACATGTGGCCGGGTCCGTACGGCGACTTCGGCTCCCGCAAGTACCTGCTCGCATCGCTCGACCAGAGCCTCGGCCGGCTCGGGCTCGAGTATGTCGACATCTTCTACTCGCACCGCCCCGACCCCGAGACGCCCATCGAGGAGACCATGGGCGCCCTCGCGACCGCGGTGCGCCAGGGCAAGGCCCTCTACGTCGGCATCTCGAACTACTCCCCCGACCAGACCCGTGCGGCGGCGGCGGCCCTCGAGGCCGAAGGGGTTCCGCTGCTCATCCACCAGCCGCGCTACTCGATGTTCGACCGGCACGTCGAAGACGGCCTCTTCCCGGCACTCGAGGAGGTCGGTGCGGCGAGCATCGTGTTCTCTCCGCTCGCCCAGGGGCTCCTCACCGATCGGTATCTCGCGGGCGAGGTGCCCTCCGGCTCACGAGCGGCCACGAGCCGATTCCTCTCGGCCGACCGCATCAGCCCCGAGTACCTCGAGCTCGCTCGAGCGCTCGACGGCGTCGCGCGCGAGCGGGGGCAGACCCTCGCACAGCTCGCCCTCAACTGGGTGCTCCGGCAACCGCTCGTCGCGAGCGCGATCATCGGCGCCTCGAGCGTCGCCCAGCTCGAGCAGAACGTCGCCGCCCTCGACGCTCCGCCCCTCACCGAAGAGGAGATCGCCCGCATCGAGCCACACGCCGTGCACGGCACGGCGATCGGCTGAACGGGCCTTCACTTCCGCATCGCGGTGCTGCGCTCGGCGTATCGGCTCGCTACGAAAGCGGCGGCGGATGTCGGTGGGCACCCATACTCTCGTGGCACACCCGCCGGCCGGCTGCGACGAGAGGAGCGACATGTCCGTCATCACCCTCGCGCGACCTCGCGAGCCGTTCCCCATCGACCTGCCCGGACTCCTGATCTCACCTGCAGGCCCCGGGCTCTGGCGCGTCGCCAAGCCTGCGGGAACGGTGCTCGGGCACATCGAGCGCCGCGATGCCGGCGGCGGTGTCGAGCGCTACCGTGCGAGACGCCTGCTGCCCGGCGCCATCCGCTCGATGGATCTCGGCGAATTCTGGTCTCCACGCGACGCCGCCGAGTGTTTCCGGTGACGGCGGTGAACTCGAACCGGGGCGCGCCGCGGCGGCTCGGGTCGCCCGTGCCGAGCGCGGGATAACCTACGGCCATGCAGTGGTGGAACGACATCTTCTCCTGGCTCTCGTCGAGCGCGGCCCGTCCAACGGTCTTCTCGGCGGTGGTGCTGTTCATCGCGGTCCTCGCCGCCGGACTCCTCGCCGCCTGGATCTCGAGCATCGCGATCAGACGCGTCGTCGCCCAGCGTGACCGCGAGGTCAAGTCCGCTGCGATCTCCGCCCTGGTCGATGCCGCGACCGAAGCCTCGGTATGGAATTCGCTGACTCCCCAAGAGCAAGTGCTCGCCGATCGGAACGTCGGTCAAGCCGACATCCTCATGCGACTGCTGCCGATTCGCGGCTCGGATGTCGCGGCGAACTGGGCTGCGCATCAGCTCCACGAGTTGAAGCGCGCCTCCGCCACGTTCGGGTACCAGCTCGATCCGGCGGTCGTGGAGTTCCGCGATCGACTCATCGAATGGCAGAAGCATCCGTCTCGCACGCGCCGCCAGTTCCAGAACGATCTCACCCGGTGGCGTTCGCAGCGGCCAGAGCCCGAGCATGCCGCGATCGAGGAGCAGGATGCCTGGGTCGCCGAGCAGCACCACGATCGCTACCGCGCGCCCATGAGCGTCGCCGAGAACACGGGTTCAGCGACGGCGCCGATGCGCACCTTCGAGACCGAGTCGCCCCGCTGACGACAGCGGCGGCGAGACCAACCGGTCGCGCCGTCTCAGATCCACCAGTCGTCGAACATCGAGACGGGCACCGCGCGCTTGTGGCGCGTCTGCAGGAACCTCGCCTCGAT
The Agromyces albus DNA segment above includes these coding regions:
- a CDS encoding DUF6993 domain-containing protein; protein product: MAGVAIIIGVAGCTTQAPDPTPAPTTTTAPSASPSPEPSAPPALRPELSASENLAFFDSVGLAVVAANPGAGGRDFIDALVAAGFDKSQMQVTADRTTVDLQADSVQFSVLFKGECLVGQYGPKSGGYHGVVRPVLGTGTCLVGETRPIDW
- the ssb gene encoding single-stranded DNA-binding protein, encoding MTDNITVTGVVGSDPKHHVTSQGLAITSFRLASTRRYFDRSKGTWEDGETNWYTVSAFRQLAFNASTSIVRGERVVVHGRLRLRAWETGEKSGTAVEIEADAIGHDLTWGVSKFTKVRLARASEGGDDERAGAAAGDGSAWPGVAGTAAEPDADVAAEVAATDAAAALEPFEAAGELESAGVAS
- the msrA gene encoding peptide-methionine (S)-S-oxide reductase MsrA, yielding MESYVLAGGCFWCLDAVYRTLRGVHGVVSGYTGGQTLHPDYEAVCTGTTGHAEAVRVEFDPEVIPRDVILDVFFSLHDPTQLNRQGADVGTQYRSAMFPANDEQRERFEQARTRAAEWWPGEIVTTIEPLGAFHDAEEYHQDFFAKNPGQGYCLAVALPKVNKIRRSYSEYVLA
- a CDS encoding aldo/keto reductase; protein product: MTYVASPERYEQMRYNRVGRSGLKLPALSLGLWHNFGHDRPLDTQRAIVQRAFDLGITHFDLANNYGPPAGSAEENFGRILASDLAPYRDELIISSKAGYDMWPGPYGDFGSRKYLLASLDQSLGRLGLEYVDIFYSHRPDPETPIEETMGALATAVRQGKALYVGISNYSPDQTRAAAAALEAEGVPLLIHQPRYSMFDRHVEDGLFPALEEVGAASIVFSPLAQGLLTDRYLAGEVPSGSRAATSRFLSADRISPEYLELARALDGVARERGQTLAQLALNWVLRQPLVASAIIGASSVAQLEQNVAALDAPPLTEEEIARIEPHAVHGTAIG